The proteins below are encoded in one region of Pseudomonas ekonensis:
- the kdgD gene encoding 5-dehydro-4-deoxyglucarate dehydratase yields the protein MNPQELKSILSAGLLSFPVTDFNAQGDFNRAGYIKRLEWLAPYGASALFAAGGTGEFFSLAASEYSEIIKTAVDTCSSSVPILAGVGGSTRQAIEYAQEAERLGAKGLLLLPHYLTEASQDGVAAHVEAVCKSVNIGVVVYNRNVCRLNAPLLERLAERCPNLIGYKDGLGDIELMVSIRRRLGDRFSYLGGLPTAEVYAAAYKALGVPVYSSAVFNFIPKTAMDFYHAIAREDHATVGKLIDDFFLPYLDIRNRKAGYAVSIVKAGARIAGYDAGPVRAPLTDLTGEEYEMLAALIDKQGAQ from the coding sequence ATGAATCCACAAGAACTGAAGTCCATCCTCTCCGCCGGCCTGTTGTCGTTCCCGGTCACCGATTTCAACGCCCAGGGCGATTTCAACCGCGCGGGCTACATCAAACGCCTGGAATGGCTGGCCCCGTATGGCGCTTCGGCCCTGTTCGCCGCCGGCGGCACCGGTGAGTTCTTCTCCCTGGCCGCCAGCGAATACTCGGAAATCATCAAGACCGCCGTCGACACCTGCTCAAGCAGCGTGCCGATCCTGGCCGGCGTCGGCGGCTCGACCCGCCAGGCCATCGAATACGCGCAAGAGGCCGAGCGCCTGGGCGCCAAGGGCTTGCTGCTGCTGCCGCACTACCTGACCGAAGCCAGCCAGGACGGCGTCGCCGCCCACGTCGAGGCCGTGTGCAAGTCGGTGAACATCGGTGTGGTGGTCTACAACCGCAACGTCTGCCGCCTCAACGCGCCGCTGCTGGAACGCCTGGCCGAGCGCTGCCCGAACCTGATCGGCTACAAGGACGGCCTGGGCGACATCGAACTGATGGTGTCGATCCGCCGCCGCCTCGGCGACCGCTTCAGCTACCTGGGCGGCCTGCCGACCGCCGAAGTCTATGCCGCGGCCTACAAGGCGCTGGGCGTGCCGGTCTACTCGTCGGCGGTGTTCAACTTCATCCCCAAGACCGCGATGGACTTCTACCACGCCATCGCCCGTGAGGATCACGCCACCGTCGGCAAGCTCATCGACGATTTCTTCCTGCCGTACCTGGACATCCGCAACCGCAAGGCCGGCTACGCCGTGAGCATCGTCAAGGCCGGCGCCAGGATCGCCGGCTACGACGCAGGTCCCGTGCGCGCGCCGCTGACCGACCTGACCGGCGAGGAGTACGAAATGCTCGCCGCGCTGATCGACAAGCAAGGTGCGCAATAA